The following are from one region of the Anguilla rostrata isolate EN2019 chromosome 7, ASM1855537v3, whole genome shotgun sequence genome:
- the amn1 gene encoding protein AMN1 homolog: MAVYSLLDLSLNCLAKYADNYHGDIVSLPVGIKDKLVRIMTSQGAVTDFNISQLLHPGIHTLDLQICRVSDSALRQTRCPGLRRILLRGLPEITSAGVCALAESCPSLQVVDLGGCTGLTDEGVLALARCCPLLEVVSLRGCSSVGDAALQALARNCRLLHSVYLSETLVTDEGVIGLATGVCSGSLKELNMVRCQFVTDEAVTAVLTHCPKIRIFNFHGCPLISDQSRGALHNFVGPGKIQQVTWTVY, from the exons ATGGCTGTATATTCGCTCTTGGACCT AAGCCTGAACTGCCTCGCAAAATATGCCGACAATTACCACGGCGACATTGTATCTTTACCTGTGGGCATTAAGGACAAACTGGTGCGGATAATGACCTCACAGGGCGCGGTGACGGATTTCAACATCAGTCAG CTGTTGCATCCCGGGATTCACACGCTGGACCTGCAGATCTGCCGCGTGTCGGACTCCGCCCTGCGACAGACCCGCTGCCCCGGGCTGCGTAGGATCCTCCTGAGGGGCCTCCCAGAGATCACCTCAGCAG GAGTGTGTGCTCTGGCGGAATCCTGCCCCAGCCTGCAGGTGGTGGATCTGGGCGGCTGCACCGGGCTGACGGACGAAGgcgtgttagcgttagcgcgctgctgccccctgctggaggttGTCTCGCTGAGGGGCTGCTCGAGCGTGGGCGACGCCGCCCTACAGGCCCTCGCTCGCAACTGCAGGCTCCTGCACAGCGTCTACTTGTCAGAAACCCTC GTGACAGACGAAGGTGTTATCGGGCTGGCTACTGGAGTGTGCTCCGGCAGCCTGAAg GAGCTCAATATGGTGCGCTGTCAGTTTGTGACCGATGAGGCGGTGACGGCGGTGCTGACGCACTGTCCGAAAATCAGGATCTTCAACTTCCATGGCTGCCcgctgatctcag ATCAGTCGCGGGGGGCGCTGCACAACTTCGTTGGCCCGGGTAAAATTCAGCAGGTGACCTGGACCGTGTACTGA